Proteins from a genomic interval of Clostridium sp. 'deep sea':
- a CDS encoding ABC transporter ATP-binding protein, with protein sequence MPKEKKKHILTRFTPYMGNKKMLLPLSLVLSGISAILNIIPFVLVWYIIRNILSTASQSISFANVSSYAWLAFASAVAAVVIYFCSLLSSHLAAFRVEIGMQKIGMQKILSMPLGFFDKHASGKLRKIVNDGAATTHTFLAHQLPDMAGSLITPIILISLILIVDWRMGLASLIPIILGFITMRFMVNTKGKNFQKAYYDSLEEMSSESVEYIRGIPVVKTFGQTIFSFKRFYNSIIKYKEMVYAYTVLWQKPMSFYTIILQSTAFFLVPMAIFLVGRGDNLPLVLADFVFYLLIAPIFTTLLMKSMHFRQKTLIAEQAIDRLDNLLAYPSMSYINNSKKIKDYSLEFKDVVFSYEGSDKPAINKISFKLNEGQTIALVGASGGGKTTIARLATRFWDVDQGEVLLGGVNVKDISKKELMDNISFVFQSTKLFKGSLRDNIIFGKENASEEQINKAIDFSQSRNIVDALPDGLNTIIGSKGTYLSGGEQQRIALARAIVKNAPIVLLDEATAFTDPENEHLIQKALKELSRGKTTLMIAHRLTSVQNVDKILVINNGKIAEAGTHEELLSKGGIYKKMWHEYQKSVDWKIVSKSATSKGGQNA encoded by the coding sequence ATGCCTAAAGAAAAGAAAAAACATATTTTAACAAGGTTTACACCTTATATGGGCAACAAAAAAATGCTATTACCTTTGTCCTTAGTATTATCGGGAATATCAGCAATACTTAATATTATTCCTTTTGTATTGGTGTGGTATATAATACGCAATATCTTATCAACTGCATCACAGTCAATAAGTTTTGCAAATGTTAGCTCTTATGCGTGGCTTGCTTTTGCAAGTGCAGTGGCAGCAGTAGTTATCTACTTTTGTTCACTATTAAGCTCTCATCTTGCTGCTTTTAGAGTAGAGATTGGAATGCAAAAGATCGGTATGCAAAAAATATTGTCTATGCCACTTGGATTTTTTGATAAACATGCTAGTGGAAAATTAAGAAAGATTGTTAACGATGGGGCAGCAACAACTCATACTTTTTTAGCGCATCAGTTGCCTGATATGGCCGGTAGCCTTATTACCCCAATTATTCTGATATCTTTAATTCTTATTGTCGACTGGAGAATGGGTTTAGCATCTCTTATCCCTATTATCCTAGGATTTATTACAATGAGATTTATGGTAAATACTAAAGGCAAAAACTTTCAAAAAGCATACTACGATTCTTTAGAAGAAATGAGCTCTGAATCAGTAGAGTATATTCGTGGTATACCAGTAGTAAAAACATTCGGTCAAACTATTTTTTCATTTAAACGTTTTTACAACAGCATAATTAAATATAAAGAAATGGTTTATGCCTACACTGTTCTTTGGCAAAAACCGATGTCATTTTACACTATTATATTGCAGTCAACTGCATTTTTTTTAGTACCTATGGCTATCTTTTTAGTGGGAAGAGGAGATAATCTACCACTTGTACTTGCAGATTTTGTTTTTTACCTTCTTATAGCTCCAATTTTCACTACACTGTTAATGAAATCAATGCATTTTAGACAAAAAACATTAATTGCAGAACAAGCTATTGACAGATTAGATAATCTCTTAGCTTATCCTAGTATGAGTTATATAAACAATTCAAAAAAGATTAAAGATTATAGTCTAGAGTTTAAAGATGTAGTTTTTTCATATGAGGGTAGTGATAAACCTGCCATAAATAAAATTAGTTTTAAACTAAACGAAGGCCAAACAATAGCACTTGTTGGTGCTTCTGGCGGAGGAAAAACAACTATTGCTCGCCTAGCCACTAGATTTTGGGATGTAGACCAAGGAGAAGTGTTGTTGGGCGGCGTTAATGTTAAGGATATTTCAAAAAAAGAATTAATGGATAACATTTCGTTTGTTTTTCAGAGTACCAAGCTGTTTAAAGGTTCGTTAAGAGATAATATAATTTTTGGAAAAGAAAATGCAAGTGAAGAACAGATTAATAAGGCAATTGATTTTTCTCAGTCAAGAAACATAGTGGATGCCTTGCCAGATGGCTTAAATACAATAATTGGCTCTAAAGGAACTTATTTATCTGGTGGAGAACAGCAACGAATTGCCCTTGCTAGAGCAATTGTTAAAAATGCTCCTATAGTACTTTTAGATGAAGCAACTGCTTTTACTGATCCTGAAAATGAACATTTAATTCAAAAAGCTCTTAAAGAGCTCAGTAGAGGTAAAACAACTCTTATGATTGCCCATAGGCTTACAAGTGTGCAAAATGTTGATAAAATTTTAGTAATAAATAACGGAAAAATTGCTGAAGCAGGAACCCATGAAGAGTTGTTAAGTAAAGGCGGCATTTATAAAAAAATGTGGCATGAATATCAAAAGTCTGTAGATTGGAAAATAGTTTCTAAAAGTGCTACCAGCAAAGGAGGACAAAATGCTTAA
- a CDS encoding GNAT family N-acetyltransferase — MNYRKIEVNENEAPILTQIAKWHNFTPKQWMPKYKPTNDDIEATITQINKTAKEDLFIAIAEDNQQQIQGFIWAYKQDKPQDSVMILSLYVTTQYRKCGVATKLKTLLEEWCKQKAVKSIQTTVHYTNNKMIELNKKLGYAPGMVYMTKKIE, encoded by the coding sequence ATGAATTACAGAAAAATAGAAGTTAATGAAAATGAAGCACCTATTTTAACTCAAATTGCCAAGTGGCATAATTTTACTCCCAAACAATGGATGCCAAAATATAAACCAACTAATGACGATATAGAAGCTACTATTACTCAAATTAATAAGACAGCAAAAGAAGATTTATTTATAGCTATTGCTGAAGATAATCAACAGCAAATTCAGGGCTTTATCTGGGCATACAAACAAGATAAACCTCAAGATAGTGTTATGATTTTATCTTTGTATGTTACTACACAGTACCGTAAGTGTGGTGTGGCAACAAAACTAAAAACCTTATTAGAAGAGTGGTGCAAACAAAAGGCCGTTAAAAGTATTCAAACAACTGTGCATTATACTAATAATAAAATGATAGAGCTAAATAAAAAACTGGGTTATGCGCCAGGTATGGTTTACATGACTAAAAAAATAGAGTAG
- a CDS encoding leucyl aminopeptidase family protein: MKINIKTQSQLVNVETRIVLNNSNGQTSEVNSTIINIMGSLKNNNKVETAIKTYNLINSNQASKVISATINANTTNAEEVRLLAGKIRKTTETLESQDVAVSFLNYCWQIPFKKFIPAFVEGFMLAGYIYDKYLSKKKTNSVKNLTIIVANKDLDLVKALVAEAVNLVKWTCVARDLVNEPANFQTPAMLAEQAQNLAKECDVECEIFNENYLAEKAMKAVLAVSQASPNPPRLIVLRYRGNPQSSKILGLVGKGITFDSGGMSLKGKQRLYQMKHDMAGSASVIAAIGAIAKQKLSINVTAVVAACDNLLSGKCYKPGDVIGSMAGKSILIISTDAEGRLTLADAITYAISCEKVTRILDIATLTGGARKMFGGIINPVLCTSEDYFSVLQEASLYSGERFHLMPMLQEARDLLNCNIADIKNSSSSEYMKMIVGGMFIYEFVKELDIPWLHIDIAGSSFSDNDLPYSPAGGTGRAVRSIYHLTKILARENQ, from the coding sequence ATGAAAATAAATATTAAAACACAATCACAACTTGTTAACGTAGAAACAAGAATTGTACTTAATAACAGTAATGGTCAAACATCCGAAGTTAATTCAACAATTATTAACATAATGGGAAGTCTCAAAAACAATAATAAAGTTGAAACTGCAATTAAAACATACAACCTAATAAATTCAAATCAAGCAAGTAAAGTTATTAGTGCAACAATAAATGCTAATACGACTAATGCTGAAGAGGTGCGTTTATTAGCAGGAAAAATTAGAAAAACCACAGAAACCCTTGAGTCTCAAGATGTTGCTGTTAGCTTTTTAAATTATTGTTGGCAGATTCCTTTTAAGAAATTTATACCAGCCTTTGTTGAGGGCTTTATGCTTGCTGGTTATATTTATGATAAGTATTTAAGTAAAAAGAAAACAAATAGTGTTAAAAATTTAACTATTATCGTTGCTAATAAAGATTTAGATTTAGTGAAAGCTTTAGTAGCTGAAGCGGTGAATTTAGTGAAATGGACCTGTGTGGCTCGTGATTTAGTTAATGAACCTGCAAACTTTCAAACACCTGCAATGTTAGCTGAGCAAGCTCAAAACCTAGCTAAAGAATGCGATGTTGAGTGTGAAATTTTTAATGAAAATTACCTTGCTGAAAAAGCAATGAAAGCAGTATTAGCAGTAAGTCAGGCCTCACCTAATCCCCCACGTTTAATAGTTTTGCGTTATCGTGGTAATCCCCAAAGCTCTAAAATATTGGGTCTTGTTGGTAAAGGTATTACCTTTGATAGTGGTGGTATGTCGCTTAAAGGTAAACAGCGTTTGTATCAAATGAAGCATGATATGGCTGGCTCTGCATCTGTAATTGCAGCTATAGGTGCTATAGCTAAACAAAAGTTATCAATTAATGTTACTGCTGTTGTGGCGGCTTGTGATAATTTACTATCAGGCAAGTGTTATAAACCAGGTGATGTTATAGGATCAATGGCTGGCAAGAGTATTCTAATTATTAGTACAGATGCCGAAGGTCGTTTAACATTAGCTGATGCCATTACTTATGCAATTAGCTGTGAGAAGGTAACTCGCATTTTAGATATAGCAACTTTAACTGGTGGTGCCAGAAAAATGTTTGGTGGCATTATCAATCCAGTATTATGCACCAGTGAAGATTATTTCTCTGTTTTGCAAGAAGCCTCTCTGTATTCAGGTGAAAGATTTCATTTAATGCCAATGTTGCAAGAAGCCCGTGATTTACTAAACTGTAATATTGCAGATATAAAAAACTCATCAAGCTCAGAGTATATGAAGATGATAGTTGGTGGAATGTTTATTTATGAATTTGTCAAAGAACTTGATATACCATGGTTGCATATAGATATTGCTGGGTCTAGCTTTTCTGATAATGATTTGCCGTATAGTCCCGCTGGAGGCACTGGCAGAGCAGTACGCAGTATTTATCATTTAACAAAAATACTAGCAAGAGAAAATCAATAA
- a CDS encoding aminopeptidase, whose product MKDVLMSKGALKIVEVCAGVKPAESVLIITEPKMINIAKSIFSAVYAVGAEPVIAVMEPRTIDGQEPPKSIAAAMINSDVFIAAVYKSITHSKAVKNAVEAGSRGIMLTQFEDELMISGGIEADFNKIAPVCKAVARALENSNEVKLTTPHGTDLTFCATKRRGNAMTCLVQPGEFAPMPTIEANVSPLEGTATGTIVANASIPYIGIGVLKENVVVKVENGMITAITGGEEAKILSKNLASKNDPLVYNIAELGVGLNPNCKFMGLMLEDEGVYGSVHIGIGTNITLGGNLKAACHYDLIMTEATIIADGKTILENGVVCV is encoded by the coding sequence ATGAAAGATGTATTAATGAGCAAAGGTGCCTTAAAAATTGTGGAGGTATGTGCAGGCGTTAAACCAGCTGAAAGTGTGTTAATTATTACTGAGCCTAAAATGATAAACATAGCAAAAAGTATTTTTTCAGCAGTGTATGCGGTAGGTGCTGAGCCTGTAATAGCTGTTATGGAACCACGCACCATCGATGGTCAGGAGCCACCAAAATCAATAGCTGCTGCTATGATTAATTCTGATGTTTTTATTGCGGCTGTTTATAAATCTATAACACATAGCAAAGCAGTTAAAAATGCAGTAGAGGCAGGCTCAAGAGGTATTATGCTTACCCAATTTGAAGATGAATTAATGATAAGTGGGGGAATAGAAGCAGATTTTAACAAGATAGCACCTGTTTGTAAAGCAGTAGCACGTGCCCTAGAAAATTCAAATGAAGTAAAACTAACAACACCACATGGTACAGATTTAACTTTTTGTGCAACAAAACGTAGAGGTAATGCCATGACTTGTTTAGTTCAACCTGGTGAATTTGCACCTATGCCAACTATAGAGGCCAATGTTTCACCCCTTGAAGGAACAGCAACCGGTACAATAGTAGCCAATGCCAGTATTCCATATATCGGTATAGGAGTGCTCAAAGAGAATGTAGTTGTTAAAGTTGAAAATGGAATGATTACAGCTATAACTGGAGGAGAAGAAGCTAAAATATTGTCTAAAAACCTAGCATCTAAAAATGATCCTTTAGTCTATAATATTGCAGAATTAGGGGTGGGGCTTAATCCAAACTGCAAATTTATGGGTTTAATGCTCGAAGATGAGGGTGTATACGGATCTGTACATATTGGTATTGGTACCAATATAACGCTTGGTGGAAACCTTAAAGCTGCCTGTCACTATGATTTAATAATGACAGAAGCAACTATTATTGCTGATGGAAAAACAATACTAGAAAATGGCGTTGTGTGTGTTTAA
- a CDS encoding TetR/AcrR family transcriptional regulator — translation MQVKKEDIKERILDSARSEFLEHGYSAASLRVIAQKAGLTKGAVYSYFKNKDALFCELTSPATSFIECEFQPNKCDYLFQREVNSYEITVDCFRRCAYKVLNNYESFKLLLFCSAGSSLQNYKESIIQVYAQNFYRLLMFITNTDSCAPVRINEMFIHTLATTYVSFLEEIVLHEPKRKEVDDYVEQIAIFIHYGLKKLYLHKIKQI, via the coding sequence ATGCAAGTAAAAAAAGAAGATATTAAAGAAAGAATTTTAGATTCAGCACGTAGTGAGTTTTTGGAACACGGTTATTCAGCAGCTTCGTTACGTGTTATAGCTCAAAAAGCAGGTTTAACAAAAGGAGCAGTTTATTCATATTTTAAAAATAAAGATGCTTTGTTTTGTGAGCTCACTTCTCCAGCTACAAGCTTTATAGAATGTGAATTTCAGCCTAATAAATGTGACTATTTATTTCAAAGAGAGGTTAATTCATATGAAATAACTGTTGATTGTTTTAGAAGGTGTGCATATAAAGTACTTAATAATTATGAAAGTTTTAAACTGCTATTATTTTGTTCTGCAGGATCAAGTTTGCAAAATTATAAAGAAAGCATAATTCAGGTTTATGCCCAAAACTTTTATAGATTATTGATGTTTATTACAAACACAGATTCATGTGCGCCGGTAAGGATCAATGAGATGTTTATACATACACTTGCTACTACTTATGTGAGTTTTTTAGAGGAAATTGTTTTACATGAACCTAAAAGGAAAGAAGTGGATGACTATGTAGAGCAAATTGCAATATTTATACATTATGGTCTTAAAAAACTATATTTGCATAAAATAAAACAAATATAG